Part of the Sphingobium sp. TKS genome is shown below.
CACGCCCAAGGATGTGGCGCTGGCGATCTGCGGCCGCATCGGCACGGCGGGCGGCACCGGCTATGTCATGGAATATCGCGGTTCGGTGTTCCGCGACATGTCGATCGAGGGGCGTCTGACCGTCGCCAACATGTCGATCGAGGCGGGCGCGCGTTCGGGCCTGTTCGCGCCCGATGAGAAGACCTTCGCCTATTTGAAGGGCCGTCCCATGGCGCCCAAGGGCGCGGATTGGGATGCCGCCCTTGCCTATTGGAAGACGCTGGTGACGGACGAAGGCGCGGCGTTCGACAAGAGCGTCGTGATCGACGCCGCCGACATCGTGCCCAATGTCACCTGGGGCACCAGCCCCGAGGATGTGGTGCCGGTGACGGGCGTCGTGCCCGATCCGGAGAGCTTTGCCGATGCTTCCAAGCGGGCGGCTGCGCAGAAGTCGCTCGACTATATGGGCCTGACCGCCGGGCAGCGGATGGAGGATGTGGCGATCGAGCATATCTTCATCGGAAGCTGCACCAACAGCCGGATCGAGGATCTGCGCGCCGCGGCCACGCTGCTCAAGGGCCGCCATATCGCCAGCGGCATCAAGCACGCCATGGTCGTTCCCGGTTCCGGTCTAGTCAAGCGCCAGGCGGAAGCCGAAGGGCTGGACCGCATATTCACCGAAGCCGGTTTCGAATGGCGTGAGCCGGGCTGTTCGGCCTGTCTCGGCATGAATCCGGACAAGGTGCCCGCAGGCGAGCGCTGCGCGTCGACCAGCAACCGCAATTTCATGGGCCGGCAGGGGCCGGGGTCGCGGACGCATCTCGTCTCGCCCGTCATGGCCGCCGCCGCCGCCATCACCGGACATCTCACCGACGTGCGCGAACTGTTGGGTGAAAAAAGGGGAGAGGCGGTCGCATGAAAAAGGTTTTCTGGCTGCTGGCGCTAGGCGCGCTGGCGAGTGCCGCCATGGCGGCGACCTTGGGGCGCGCGGAAGACTCGCATCGCTCCGCCGTCAAAAACGCGAGCAAACAGGCGCATTGATGGAAAAGCTGAATATCGTCGACGGCAAGGCCTATCCGTTCGGGATGAAGAATGTCGACACCGACATCGTCATTCCGGCGCATTGGTTGAAAACCATCAGCCGTGCGGGTCTGGGCAAGGGCGCGTTCGAAGTGCTGCGCAAGGAACCGGGCAATGTCTTCGACGACCCCGACTATGCGGGCAGCCCGATCCTGATCGCGGGCGACAATTTCGGTTGCGGGTCCAGCCGCGAACATGCCGCGTGGGCGTTGGCGGACCTTGGCATCAAGGTGGTGATCGCGCCCAGCTTTTCCGACATTTTCTCCGGCAATGCGTTCAAGAACGGCATATTGACGGTGGTGCTGCCGCAAGAGGCGATCGACCGGCTGATGGAGGTTGCCCAAGGAATCAATGGGACTCCTGACCCGATCCATGTCGATCTGGAGCATCAGACCGTCACGACGCAGTTCCAGGACCGCTTCCAGTTCGAGATCGACCCGTTCCGCAAGCATTGCCTGCTCGGCGGCCTGGACGAGATCGGCCTCACGCTGGGGCAGGCGGACACGATCGGCGCGTTCGAGGCGAAGGACGCCGGAACGCGTCCCTGGCTCGTTCCCGCCGTTGCGTAAGCATCCCGATCTTCCTATTTCGGACGAGACGATCCGTTTTTTATACAGGGCACAGGCATGACCACCTTCGACGACCGCGAAAAGGCCTTTGAAAACATGTTCGCGCACGACCAGGAGATGCAGTTCCGCATCCAGGCGCGGCGCAACCGTCTGCTCGGAGAATGGGCAGCGGTGAAAATGGGCCTGACCCCCGAAGAGACCGACGCCTATGCCAAGGCGGTCGTGCAGGCCGATTTCGAGGAAGCGGGGGACGAGGATGTCATCCGCAAGCTGCTGGGCGACATGACCCAGGCCGGCATTGAAATCGACGAGGCTGGCGTCCGCGCCGCGCTGGACGAGCAGCAGGTCATTGCCCGCCGCACGTTCATCGAAGCCCAATAAGCGTCAGGATCCTCCCGCCGTGCCGATGGCCTCCGACGAAATTGCGGACATGATCCGCGCCGCGATCCCCGATGCGGAGGTCGAGATCACCGACCTTGCCGGAGATGGCGACCATTATGCGGCGCGTGTCGTTGCGGAGAGTTTCCGGGGCATGAGCCGCGTCGCGCAGCAGCGGGCGGTCTATGCCGCGCTCGGCGGGCGGATGGGCGGCGTGCTTCATGCCTTGCAACTCACCACTGCCGTTCCCAATTAACGGCCATCGGACAAAGCGCGCGCCGAATTGCGGCGCCTGACAGGAATGGACCAGATAATGACCGACGCCGTGCAGCAGCGGATTGCTGATATCGTCACTGGCAATGACGTTGTGCTTTTCATGAAGGGCACGCCGCTGTTTCCGCAATGCGGCTTTTCCAGCCGCGCCATCGCGATCCTGGAGCATCTGGGCGTCGCCTATGAAAGCGTCGACGTCTTGCAGGATCAGGCCGTCCGTCAGGGGATCAAGGCCTTTTCCGACTGGCCGACCATTCCGCAGCTCTATGTGAAGGGCGAATTTGTCGGCGGCAGCGACATCATGATGGAAATGTATGAGGCTGGCGAATTGCAGCAGTTGATGGCCGATCAGGGCGTCGCCTTGGCCAACTGAGCTTTTCTTGCGCGAGATTGGAGGCGGTCCGGTTTTCCGGGCCGCTTTTTTTATGCTCCGCCGAGTTCCTGCCTTCGCGGGAACATCGTTCGCTGAACCGGATGAGTCAGGGAAACCCGGGTGGGAGAATGCGGCGGAGACTGGTGCCACATCCTCCCGGTAGTTGAACGGTTCGGGTATGACTGAAACATAGCAAAGTCAGTGCCAGTTTCAGCAAAGGCTGCATTCCCAGGCTTCAGAAAGGTTAATCGGCTCTGGGCGGGAACCTCCCGTGTAAAGCGCACCGACAGTTTATGTCCGCGCGCTTGACTACGGATGTAATCAATGCGATTACGTCTGTAGTCGATTCTGGACGCGGATGATTGCTGTGAGCGAGAAGATCAGCGAAGCGGAACTGGTGGTGATGGAGGCGCTGTGGGAACGCGCGCCGCAGACCGCCACCGATGTGGCGGACCGCGTTGCCGCCGGGCGCGACTGGAGCGTCCAGACCGTCAAGACGCTGCTTTCCCGCCTGATGGCGAAGGATGTCATCGCCGCCGATCAGGATGGCCGCCGCTTTTTGTATCGCCCGCTCGTCGCGCGGGAGGAGTATGTTGCCATCGAGTCGGGACGGCTGGTCAACCGGCTGTTCGGTGGGCGCGTCTCGCCCCTGGTGGCGCAGCTTGCCAGCGCGGACCAGTTGACGGCGGAGGATATAGCCGAGCTTGAGGAAATCCTGAGGGGATTGAAATCATGAGCGTCTGGATCGCAGAAACGCTGATCGCCACGACCCTGCTGATGGCGTTGGTCATGCTGTTGCGTGGGCCAGTGGCGCGATGGCTGGGTGCGGGAGTGGCCTATTGGCTGTGGTTGCTGCCGCTGGCGCGCATGATGTTGCCCGCTCTGCCGCAGGAGGTCTCCAGCCCTTCGCCCCTGCAGCGGGCGGTGGACCAGGCGGGCCTGTCGACCTTGCTGGATGCGGCGCCGTCCGCGCTTCCCGTCCAGTCGCAATGGAGCATCCCCTGGCTGGAGATCGCGGCGTCGCTTTGGCTGCTGGGCGTTGCTGCCTTCCTGATCGTACAGGTGATCGGCTATGTCCGCTTCCGGCGTTTCATCCTGAATGGCGCGACGCCGATCGGTGAGGAAGGACGCATTCGCCTGATCACCAGCCCACGGGCAAGCGGGCCGCTCGCCTTCGGGGTGCTGCGGCCCATTATCGTGCTGCCCGCCGATTTCGCGCTGCGCTTCGACCCGCAGGAGCAGGCCATGGCGATCGCGCATGAGCGCGCCCATCATCGGGGCGGCGATCTGGCCGCCAATATGATCGCGCTGCTGCTGCTGGGCCTGCACTGGTGCAATCCCATCGCCTGGCTCGCCTATCGTGCCTATCGGGCGGATCAGGAACAGGCCTGCGATGCACGGGTCTTGTCGCTCTACGGGCAGGATCAGGCCCATGCCTATGGCCGCGCCATATTGAAGGCTGCCGGAGGGCGCCAGTTCGCCGGCGCCTGTCATCTCAATCGCATCACTGCGCTCAAAGGGAGGCTGAAAATGCTGTCTGCCCATGAAATGTCGCTGCGCCGGATTAGCTGGGGCATGGCGGCGGTCGCTCTGGTGACTGCATCGGGCTTGGTGCTGACCGCTTCGGGGAGCCGTGCGGCGCAGCAGGTCGCCGCGATCACCGGCAAGGTCGATTCGATGAATTTCGGCCGGCTTGCCGATCTGGTCGCGCAGCCTGCCTCCGCCAGCGAGATTGCGTTGCCGCAACCGCCGGTCGCGCCCGCTGCGCCCCAGCCGCTATCCCATGTCAGGGCTGCGGAGGAAGCCGATGGCGTGCCCCCGGCACCTCCCGCCCCGCTTGCCCCTCCAGCGCCCGTCGCCGACATGGTGCCGCCGATCCCGCCGGTTCCTCCCGCGCCGCCCATGGATATGCGCGATGAGGGCGACCGGGCCTTGTCCCACGCCATCCCGAGCGAAGCCGAGATCCGCCGCATGGTGCCGCATGTCGATGTCGCCAATGGCTGCGAAGACGGCAAAAGCGTGAACCGGCGCGAGACGGTCGATGCCGATGGCCACCGCCACATCCGCGTCCGCATTTGCGAGGCGCAGATCTCGGCGCAGGCGCACCGCGCCGCCCGTGCCGGGCTGATCGCTGCACGGGCGCAGATCGCCGCCGCTGCCAGGATGTCGGACAAGATCAAAGCCGATGTGCTGCGAGACCTGGACAAGGAAATCGCGCAGATGGATGGAGAGGAATGAGGGGTCTTAGACCGCCACAATTTCCGGCAGGATAGCGTCCAGCAATAGCATGCCGGAAGGTTCGACGTACAGCCGCTGTCCCTGTCGCCGGACAAGCCCATGATCGGCCAATCGTGCGACCGCGTTCCCATCGACAAGAGCCTCGACCGCCAGGCCTGAGAGGCGCGAGATCCGGTCCAGATCGACGCCTTCCCCAAGCCGCAGCCCCATCAGCAGCGCTTCCCTGGCCCGATCGTTCCCATCCAGCGGTTCCTCGCTTTGCAGGCCGTGCCCGTTGCGGATGACCGCATTCATCCAGTTTTCCGGCTTCTTGTGCCGCAGCGTCGCCAGCCCTCCGCGCCGGCCATGTGCGCCCGGCCCCACACCCGCATAGTCGCCATAGCGCCAATAGGTGAGGTTATGGCGGCTTTCCTGCCCCGGCCGGGCATGGTTGCTGATCTCATAGGCGGGAATGCCGGCCGCTGCGGTCATCGCCTGTGTCTGCTCATAGAGATTGGCGGCATGGTCCGGATCGGCAAGCGTCAGCTTGCCCTGCGCCACCAGTGTCGCAAAGCGGGTGCCGGGCTCTATGGTGAGTTGATAGAGCGAGAGATGGTCGGTGCCGAAGGACAGTCCCTGCGCCAGTTCTGTTTCCCAATCCGCCTCGCTCTGGCCGGGCCGGGCGTAGATGAGGTCGAAATTCACCCGATTGAAAACCGATTGCGCGATATCCAACGCCGCCAATCCCTCACGCACGTCATGGGCGCGGCCCAGGAAATGCAGCGCTTCATCGTCCAGCGCCTGGAGACCAAGCGACACCCGGTTCACGCCCGCCGCCGCAAGATCGGCAAAGCGTGCAGCCTCGACCGAGCTGGGATTGGCCTCCAGCGTGATCTCGATATCGGACGCGGGCGCCCAGTGGCACGCCGCCGCCTCGATCAGCGCTTCCACGATTCGGGGCGGCATCAGCGAGGGCGTGCCGCCGCCGAAGAAGATCGAGGAGAGCGGCCGCCCGCCGTTCAGTGCCGCTTCATGGGCAAGATCTTTTAGCAGCGCATCGCGCCACGCATCGCTGTCGATGTCCGTCCGCACATGACTGTTAAAATCGCAGTAAGGACATTTCGAAACGCAAAATGGCCAATGCACATATAGGGCTATGGGGTCGGCCAAGTCCGATGCGTGAGGCGCGGGAGCGGGTATCAAGGGGTCGGGTGACATGAGTGGGGGCGTTCTTAAAGGGCTTTGGCCTGCGCGGCTAGCGTGGGCTGCTGTTTTGCTGACGGTTGCGGGGCAGGGCAGTGCTGCGCCTTCCCGTGGAGCGCCTTCCCTGCCGCCCGCCATGCCTGCTTCCTATTACGGCATGGAGGAAGCGGATCGCGATGACGGCCTGATGCGCGAAGTGATCCTGGGCATGCATAATGAGGAACGCGAATCGCTAGGGCTTTCGCCATTGGCGTGGGACAGCGCCTTGGCGGCGGATGCGGCGCGTTATGCGCGGCAGATGGCGCAGACCAATATCTTCCGCCATTCCGCCCGTGCCAGCCGCGCCATTCCCAGCGGCGAAAATCTCTGGATGGGATCGCGCGGCCTCTATGATTATGAGGTGATGGTCGGCTCGTTCCTGGATGAGAAGCGCTATTTCCGGCGCAGCGGGACTTTGCCTGATCTCAGCACCACCGGCCGATGGGAAGATGTCGGCCATTATACCCAGATCATCTGGCGCGGCAC
Proteins encoded:
- a CDS encoding CAP domain-containing protein; the protein is MPASYYGMEEADRDDGLMREVILGMHNEERESLGLSPLAWDSALAADAARYARQMAQTNIFRHSARASRAIPSGENLWMGSRGLYDYEVMVGSFLDEKRYFRRSGTLPDLSTTGRWEDVGHYTQIIWRGTRKVGCALGEGQSYDYLVCRYFPAGNVFGRNPLDRDDGAPSQYASGGR
- a CDS encoding BlaI/MecI/CopY family transcriptional regulator; this encodes MIAVSEKISEAELVVMEALWERAPQTATDVADRVAAGRDWSVQTVKTLLSRLMAKDVIAADQDGRRFLYRPLVAREEYVAIESGRLVNRLFGGRVSPLVAQLASADQLTAEDIAELEEILRGLKS
- the hemW gene encoding radical SAM family heme chaperone HemW: MSPDPLIPAPAPHASDLADPIALYVHWPFCVSKCPYCDFNSHVRTDIDSDAWRDALLKDLAHEAALNGGRPLSSIFFGGGTPSLMPPRIVEALIEAAACHWAPASDIEITLEANPSSVEAARFADLAAAGVNRVSLGLQALDDEALHFLGRAHDVREGLAALDIAQSVFNRVNFDLIYARPGQSEADWETELAQGLSFGTDHLSLYQLTIEPGTRFATLVAQGKLTLADPDHAANLYEQTQAMTAAAGIPAYEISNHARPGQESRHNLTYWRYGDYAGVGPGAHGRRGGLATLRHKKPENWMNAVIRNGHGLQSEEPLDGNDRAREALLMGLRLGEGVDLDRISRLSGLAVEALVDGNAVARLADHGLVRRQGQRLYVEPSGMLLLDAILPEIVAV
- the grxD gene encoding Grx4 family monothiol glutaredoxin; the encoded protein is MTDAVQQRIADIVTGNDVVLFMKGTPLFPQCGFSSRAIAILEHLGVAYESVDVLQDQAVRQGIKAFSDWPTIPQLYVKGEFVGGSDIMMEMYEAGELQQLMADQGVALAN
- a CDS encoding BolA/IbaG family iron-sulfur metabolism protein, whose amino-acid sequence is MPMASDEIADMIRAAIPDAEVEITDLAGDGDHYAARVVAESFRGMSRVAQQRAVYAALGGRMGGVLHALQLTTAVPN
- the leuD gene encoding 3-isopropylmalate dehydratase small subunit, with product MEKLNIVDGKAYPFGMKNVDTDIVIPAHWLKTISRAGLGKGAFEVLRKEPGNVFDDPDYAGSPILIAGDNFGCGSSREHAAWALADLGIKVVIAPSFSDIFSGNAFKNGILTVVLPQEAIDRLMEVAQGINGTPDPIHVDLEHQTVTTQFQDRFQFEIDPFRKHCLLGGLDEIGLTLGQADTIGAFEAKDAGTRPWLVPAVA
- a CDS encoding DUF1476 domain-containing protein; its protein translation is MTTFDDREKAFENMFAHDQEMQFRIQARRNRLLGEWAAVKMGLTPEETDAYAKAVVQADFEEAGDEDVIRKLLGDMTQAGIEIDEAGVRAALDEQQVIARRTFIEAQ
- the leuC gene encoding 3-isopropylmalate dehydratase large subunit; translation: MVKPRTLYEKIWDAHVVERRPDGTCLIYIDRHLVHEVTSPQAFEGLRLAGRKVRRADLTLAVPDHNLPTTARRDAAGNRIPIADPESAQQLAALEKNAPEFGIRYFGDADAEQGIVHVVGPEQGFTLPGTTLVCGDSHTSSHGALGALAFGIGTSEVEHVLATQTLLLKQSKTMEVLVEGELGFGVTPKDVALAICGRIGTAGGTGYVMEYRGSVFRDMSIEGRLTVANMSIEAGARSGLFAPDEKTFAYLKGRPMAPKGADWDAALAYWKTLVTDEGAAFDKSVVIDAADIVPNVTWGTSPEDVVPVTGVVPDPESFADASKRAAAQKSLDYMGLTAGQRMEDVAIEHIFIGSCTNSRIEDLRAAATLLKGRHIASGIKHAMVVPGSGLVKRQAEAEGLDRIFTEAGFEWREPGCSACLGMNPDKVPAGERCASTSNRNFMGRQGPGSRTHLVSPVMAAAAAITGHLTDVRELLGEKRGEAVA
- a CDS encoding M56 family metallopeptidase, producing MSVWIAETLIATTLLMALVMLLRGPVARWLGAGVAYWLWLLPLARMMLPALPQEVSSPSPLQRAVDQAGLSTLLDAAPSALPVQSQWSIPWLEIAASLWLLGVAAFLIVQVIGYVRFRRFILNGATPIGEEGRIRLITSPRASGPLAFGVLRPIIVLPADFALRFDPQEQAMAIAHERAHHRGGDLAANMIALLLLGLHWCNPIAWLAYRAYRADQEQACDARVLSLYGQDQAHAYGRAILKAAGGRQFAGACHLNRITALKGRLKMLSAHEMSLRRISWGMAAVALVTASGLVLTASGSRAAQQVAAITGKVDSMNFGRLADLVAQPASASEIALPQPPVAPAAPQPLSHVRAAEEADGVPPAPPAPLAPPAPVADMVPPIPPVPPAPPMDMRDEGDRALSHAIPSEAEIRRMVPHVDVANGCEDGKSVNRRETVDADGHRHIRVRICEAQISAQAHRAARAGLIAARAQIAAAARMSDKIKADVLRDLDKEIAQMDGEE